In the Fusarium oxysporum f. sp. lycopersici 4287 chromosome 9, whole genome shotgun sequence genome, one interval contains:
- a CDS encoding hypothetical protein (At least one base has a quality score < 10) yields MFIAFKNARSSLPRRIRPSASLIRHASSKITSEQLEPSNELSERLRDTGLWQWTRVAGRPKAPIGDKHRANLVSQSLCDDIAQYIGPSFDRHKGCDIVDINPGPGLWSRTLHDLVQPRKHILMEPDIELYRPFLGDFLDRPNVEAVPKAGILWKDLNSILESLPHQTIRDPAAEPKRNDTLLVNVNLCYCPPKKYQSFECVSTMVLYQLMSSIRTASLFQQYGLVRMLVWISDDGKRRLLPRSAIRRKRSAFEAELSLEWLHEICGHDVEVEDRYELRDEWINMESGYNCLKRMKQAGLTMPKGRETIMYNNLSANQKLANKKLAGFQPPRHNRPFREELEGLETAFAEDEASEASYRLKMLRYREKYDAVDSQLFLELLQQRDALMKLWKKSPTQFPAAEAEFNARLDGVKKNTRKEWLMVRDNYHLFRQKKPTLFWDRRPFEPLAARADEFYPRMPCALLDLQPKAMSKYTRQHGPTSRNGTISDTMLRYWFQHMLAPIQSAMDGAWPGFGDCAADIASLHDPKLGGSPVSGHGALVARCVTEEQWADIIKAYLEWPFAPEYTTLVGRLMDDYDVDPPQEDESKGTAMGGVA; encoded by the exons ATGTTCATCGCCTTCAAAAATGCTCGCTCATCTCTCCCACGGCGTATCCGCCCTTCAGCCTCCCTAATCCGCCACGCCTCTAGCAAAATCACAAGCGAACAACTCGAACCTTCAAACGAACTTTCCGAGAGGCTACGAGATACAGGACTATGGCAATGGACTCGTGTGGCCGGCCGCCCGAAAGCGCCTATAGGTGATAAGCACCGCGCCAACCTCGTTAGTCAAAGTCTCTGCG ATGATATTGCCCAATACATCGGCCCTTCATTCGATCGCCATAAAGGATGCGACATCGTCGATATCAACCCCGGTCCCGGCCTTTGGAGTCGCACTCTTCATGACCTCGTGCAACCGCGGAAACACATCCTCATGGAACCCGACATTGAGCTCTACAGGCCCTTTTTAGGCGACTTCCTCGACAGACCCAACGTCGAAGCCGTTCCCAAAGCTGGTATCCTCTGGAAAGACCTAAACTCGATCCTCGAATCCCTCCCCCACCAAACCATCCGCGATCCCGCCGCCGAGCCCAAACGCAACGACACACTCCTCGTCAACGTCAACCTGTGCTACTGCCCACCGAAGAAGTACCAATCGTTCGAATGCGTCAGCACAATGGTTCTCTACCAACTAATGTCCAGCATCCGCACCGCCTCGCTCTTCCAGCAATACGGTCTTGTGCGCATGCTAGTATGGATCTCCGACGACGGCAAACGGCGCCTTCTCCCACGAAGTGCCATCCGTCGAAAACGCAGCGCCTTCGAAGCAGAACTCTCCCTCGAATGGCTCCATGAAATCTGCGGCCACGACGTCGAAGTCGAAGATCGTTATGAGCTCCGCGATGAGTGGATCAACATGGAGTCAGGCTACAACTGCCTCAAGCGCATGAAGCAAGCTGGGTTGACGATGCCCAAGGGCCGCGAGACAATCATGTACAACAACCTCAGCGCCAATCAAAAACTCGCCAATAAGAAGCTCGCAGGCTTTCAACCACCACGACACAACCGACCTTTCCGCGAAGAACTCGAAGGTTTAGAAACAGCCTTCGCAGAAGACGAAGCCTCAGAGGCATCGTACCGACTAAAAATGCTGCGCTACCGCGAAAAGTACGACGCAGTAGATTCGCAGCTCTTCCTCGAACTGCTCCAGCAGCGCGACGCCCTTATGAAGCTCTGGAAGAAATCCCCCACCCAATTCCCCGCCGCCGAAGCAGAATTCAACGCCCGTCTCGACGGCGTAAAGAAAAACACACGGAAAGAATGGCTCATGGTCCGCGATAACTACCACCTCTTCCGTCAAAAGAAACCAACTCTATTCTGGGATCGCCGCCCCTTCGAACCCCTCGCCGCACGCGCCGATGAATTCTATCCCCGCATGCCCTGCGCTCTTCTCGACCTACAGCCCAAGGCCATGAGCAAGTACACACGCCAGCACGGCCCGACTTCGCGAAACGGTACCATCTCAGATACCATGCTTCGCTATTGGTTCCAGCACATGCTTGCACCAATACAGAGTGCGATGGACGGCGCGTGGCCTGGTTTCGGCGACTGTGCAGCTGATATCGCATCGCTTCATGATCCTAAGCTGGGCGGATCACCGGTTTCAGGACATGGAGCGCTGGTAGCGCGCTGTGTTACTGAGGAGCAATGGGCGGATATTATCAAAGCGTATCTGGAGTGGCCATTCGCCCCGGAGTATACTACGCTTGTGGGCAGATTGATGGATGATTATGATGTCGATCCACCTCAAGAGGACGAGTCCAAGGGTACGGCCATGGGCGGCGTTGCATGA
- a CDS encoding hypothetical protein (At least one base has a quality score < 10), protein MPKMLAPGFRTRRSSSFIRFGALAALVLFAFWSFSNRSPAPSLLPIQKSQPAAADGADSFPAKAAEQPFSNKPVQGAHPIDKLINDGGKRYKDILSRESHTLEEAAQAYRKRRGRHPPPGFDKWWDFAKQNNAIVVEEFWDQVYHDIDPFWGVPQPIIRKEAYSFEMSIHIRNGKANSTSDWFWTLIWLDMIRSIEHMVPDLDMPLNAMDEPRLVVPWEDIDGYMTKGAASRSLWPAKEVVSEFQKLPTAGRHDRDVRIPFKRWEKTSPYWPIARRGCPPDSPARQAPLKESFNHPPEIDISNAEKHSFAGYVSNFTLSSEICHQPDLQGLNGLLINPISVSSTKVLFPMFGGSKLAINNEILLPPPIYWKGEDRFTGGEDDVEWQNKGNTVVWRGVATGGKNKPENWRGFHRHRFVSMLNQTKVSAVEHNKEKPENFVLPSEQYNLHAQADGRLGEWVGEWSEVGFVDLMCSPSEEDGRCWYTDHYFAKVDGMDMHEQFDYKYVPDIDGNSFSGRYLGFLNSTSLPIKATLFREWHDSRLVPWVHFVPMDNRFQDFYGIMEYFRGYGETSGHDKAAQRIALEGKEWANKVLRKEDMQIYVLRLLLEYGRVIADDRDKMGWVDDALKDPSIEKTWKQVEDMIYHLCEVGLDLVGGCVLRGFLFVCF, encoded by the exons ATGCCCAAGATGCTTGCGCCTGGGTTCAGGACACGGCGCAGCTCCTCCTTCATTCGATTCGGCGCCCTCGCTGCTCTCGTTCTCTTTGCGTTTTGGTCTTTTAGCAATCGCTCTCCTGCGCCGTCTCTCCTGCCGATACAGAAATCACaacctgctgctgctgatggcGCTGATTCTTTTCCTGCGAAGGCAGCGGAGCAACCT TTCTCAAACAAACCTGTACAGGGCGCTCATCCGATTGACAAGCTCATTAACGACGGCGGAAAACGATACAAAGATATCCTGTCCAGAGAATCGCATAcccttgaagaagcagcccAAGCGTACCGTAAACGCCGTGGTCGTCATCCCCCGCCAGGTTTCGACAAATGGTGGGATTTCGCCAAGCAGAACAACGCCATCGTGGTGGAAGAGTTCTGGGATCAGGTTTACCACGATATTGACCCGTTTTGGGGCGTTCCTCAACCTATTATCCGAAAAGAGGCGTACAGCTTTGAGATGTCGATCCACATTCGAAACGGCAAGGCTAATTCAACGAGTGATTGGTTCTGGACGTTGATCTGGCTTGATATGATTCGTTCCATTGAACATATGGTTCCTGATCTGGATATGCCGTTGAATGCGATGGACGAGCCCCGTCTTGTGGTGCCGTGGGAGGATATTGATGGGTACATGACCAAGGGCGCTGCGTCGCGGAGCCTTTGGCCTGCGAAGGAGGTTGTTTCGGAGTTTCAGAAGCTTCCTACTGCTGGGCGACATGATAGGGACGTCAGAATCCCTTTCAAGCGATGGGAAAAGACCA GCCCATACTGGCCAATCGCCCGTCGAGGATGTCCCCCAGACAGTCCAGCCCGCCAGGCCCCTCTAAAAGAGTCCTTCAACCATCCCCCCGAAATCGACATCTCCAACGCCGAGAAGCACTCTTTCGCAGGCTACGTCTCCAACTTTACACTATCGAGCGAAATCTGCCATCAACCGGACCTTCAGGGCCTAAACGGTCTTTTGATCAATCCCATCTCTGTTTCGTCTACAAAAGTTCTGTTTCCTATGTTTGGCGGCTCAAAACTCGCTATCAACAATGAGATTCTTCTCCCGCCGCCGATTTACTGGAAGGGAGAGGATCGCTTCACGGGCGGTGAGGATGATGTGGAGTGGCAGAATAAGGGGAACACTGTGGTCTGGCGCGGTGTCGCGACGGGAGGCAAGAATAAGCCTGAGAATTGGCGCGGttttcatcgtcatcgatTCGTCTCGATGCTGAACCAGACAAAGGTCTCGGCTGTTGAGCACAATAAGGAGAAGCCGGAGAATTTCGTCCTTCCGTCGGAGCAGTATAATCTTCACGCCCAAGCTGATGGTCGTCTTGGGGAGTGGGTCGGCGAGTGGTCTGAAGTAGGCTTCGTCGATCTCATGTGCTCGCCatctgaagaagacggcCGATGCTGGTACACGGATCATTACTTCGCCAAGGTTGACGGCATGGACATGCACGAGCAGTTCGACTACAAATACGTTCCCGATATCGATGGAAACTCCTTTTCTGGTCGTTACCTCGGCTTTCTCAACTCAACATCCCTACCCATAAAAGCAACGCTCTTCAGAGAGTGGCACGACAGTCGTCTCGTGCCGTGGGTGCACTTTGTCCCCATGGATAACAGATTCCAGGACTTTTACGGCATAATGGAGTATTTCAGGGGGTATGGAGAAACAAGTGGCCATGATAAGGCTGCGCAGCGAATTGCACTCGAGGGCAAGGAGTGGGCGAATAAAGTGttgagaaaagaagacatGCAGATTTATGTTCTGCGGCTGTTGTTGGAGTATGGGCGGGTCATTGCGGATGATAGGGATAAGATGGGGTGGGTTGATGATGCGCTCAAGGATCCGTCTATTGAGAAGACGTGGAAGCAAGTTGAAGATATGATATATCATTTGTGTGAAGTGGGCCTTGATTTGGTAGGCGGATGCGTTTTGCGTGGttttttgtttgtttgtttttaA
- a CDS encoding arginase, translating to MNTGLVNSRFLSKPDEVGVVAVGFSGGQPKAGVDIGPAALIESGLLTEIRDELGYKLFGDESVQQFEDLIPSSDPDYRGMKKPRHASAVTRKIASHTYEHSREGRMTLTLGGDHSIAIGTIAGTAKATRERLNREIAVIWVDAHADINTPESSDSGNIHGMPVAFLTGLAKEDNEEYFGWLEDDMRLSVKKLVYIGLRSVDVGEKKILREHGIKAFSMHDVDRHGIGRVVEMALAHIGNDTPIHLSFDVDALDPMWAPSTGTPVRGGLTLREGDFICESVHETGNLVAIDLVEVNPQLADGKQAEQNTIHAGCSLVRCALGETLL from the exons ATGAACACCGGTCTCGTCAACAGCCGCTTCCTCTCCAAGCCCGATGAAGTCGGCGTCGTCGCCGTCGGTTTCTCCGGCGGCCAGCCCAAAGCCGGCGTCGACATCGGTCCCGCCGCCCTCATCGAGTCCGGTCTCCTGACCGAGATCCGCGACGAGCTCGGCTACAAGCTCTTCGGCGACGAGTCCGTCCAGCAGTTCGAGGACCTCATCCCCTCCTCTGACCCTGACTACCGCGGCATGAAGAAGCCCCGTCATGCTTCTGCCGTGACCCGCAAGATCGCATCGCACACATACGAGCACTCGCGCGAGGGCCGCATGACCCTCACCCTCGGCGGTGATCACAGCATTGCTATCGGTACTATTGCTGGTACTGCGAAGGCTACGCGGGAGAGGCTGAACCGTGAGATTGCTGTCATCTGGGTCGATGCGCATGCGGACATCAACACTCCTGAGAGCAGCGACAGCGGAAACATTCACGGCATGCCTGTTGCTTTCTTGACTGGTCTTGCTAAGGAGGACAACGAGGAGTACTTTGGCTGGCTCGAGGATGATATGCGCTTGAGCGTTAAGAAGTTGGTTTACATTGGTCTTCGatctgttgatgttggcgagaagaagattctcCGTGAGCATGGCATTAAGGCTTTTAGCATGCACGATGTTGACCG ACATGGTATCGGCCGCGTTGTCGAGATGGCCCTCGCTCACATCGGAAACGACACCCCCATCCATCTATCCTTCGACGTCGATGCCCTCGACCCCATGTGGGCACCCAGCACCGGCACACCCGTCCGCGGCGGTCTGACTCTCCGCGAGGGAGATTTCATCTGCGAGAGCGTGCACGAGACAGGTAACCTTGTCGCCATTGATCTCGTCGAGGTCAACCCTCAGCTCGCAGATGGTAAGCAAGCTGAGCAGAACACAATCCACGCTGGATGCTCACTGGTGCGGTGTGCTCTTGGCGAGACTCTTTTGTAA
- a CDS encoding hypothetical protein (At least one base has a quality score < 10) gives MANDERENSQSPKAQAPSPSPSGTNDGSRPQTAHRVSHTGSDDLDHNEATETSEMTDDTAADTSQAQPANPTTATSPHDIAITVDDTHAKSQTRTNPQSTSNPPTSHEDSMLHLPGHSAPETSYFDPISVDVTRGHDDSLTEEDVRRHLRDVESSFLPALSPIPTASTNQEGGVDDTYQFDSPTKKPAPQPLQRHQEEEEDHDVTVASTNTSGFENFSSPTAAATRRTISRAVSMASQPDNRNTSYDESEKDDTEQESSQVSSAGDNEAPLSRTHSLSEKVDAGSTPGQSLRSRRPKYLRSRFGSQRSSTSSFATNPESHEGSDMTVGLGTDYALQSGGAVPAIGMLRNPSNPMLRSISIGSMGSVGSAFGAEDYTDTSLPQLEPLHEVDSPERPRQDLLETPKPSKEGFTTAPTDTVIARHVRNVQVPESLAKEYKYKGGLETPRKHSSITMGSVNTARSGKNLTLKEQSSTIERLSKENFDLKLKVMFLSDRLDKLSEEGIKEMISENVDLKTGLAVLQRDNKVLRRRVKELEKQVRDEGERPSTAHSGASSTDQTARMGDEEREEELIFLRERVEEYATEIERLRSESLTKENERRKFADIVRSLGERTSENMERQEEADVWKDLLEQETARREQADDENKRLREEVFKLKQDMSSLTSGGGLHHTTNIYNITKKHRDGNVSPGRPVSGLSGDMESSNGNFSAATTLVDELRRESEQLRHENAELRREVGAQTSMLTSRNREKERLYQEIEDLKMAQRRGRPAPSTIDSLLERSASQVGGMERPQSRGSMKTRTQIEEEADREELENKMNEMRDKLSEVKLQNQELQRELEICMEDFETAIGDKRQAEEAAMTLQEDLNNAMNDLVALQSERDEALREQNEMESEFEALRKEAQEEIDALESEADQQAEEMQRVQADLQDRSENFDALQEEMRKMSEALIRLEDDQENKLRRIQQLEQELDSSNKELEELEQKLMEANDKNQRLSVQQESSQGEIAFLREEQETDKIRIGDLEAAMANAEQSIREEKERVKELENRLQQERHQREIVADQEKEEVQQFVNELNREASAAKDEARRLRKNLTSREVEATEWKERLMELENNLREALGDLNGTRSSLLKSIAKLQRELENTIRDLDASKAALVEKDRIIKMRDSLLESHALESRKLAELLDKERIAHRNTKSQYDTFQKSHQHLTRTASSQDVRIAELETNKSQDRRRIAQLEQSMRDQLQERNELLLQLWHKLSKLCGREWVHGNSLIDRQVLPSIEVIANRLPSFTKNLMAAVKAIENMIGSFEVRIKSVERDLHREYQTLESNLEKLGRFRIPQPRRKVLPPRRSISPTQSRKRHSPHRKRRARASLILQHRVSSSLPITLHPARSQRPTHKPFQIPLNRYARTHHHRTTRLFSGWLRAPRHGCAERREQQRCER, from the exons ATGGCCAACGATGAGCGAGAAAACAGCCAGAGCCCAAAGGCTCAGGCTCCCAGCCCAAGTCCGAGCGGCACCAACGACGGTTCGCGTCCACAGACGGCCCATCGCGTCTCACACACTGGCAGCGATGATCTGGACCACAACGAGGCCACTGAGACATCAGAGATGACTGACGATACAGCCGCCGACACGTCGCAAGCCCAGCCAGCAAACCCAACCACAGCGACATCTCCACACGACATTGCGATAACCGTTGATGATACGCACGCAAAATCTCAGACCCGGACAAATCCCCAGAGTACCAGCAATCCCCCCACAAGCCACGAAGACTCGATGCTGCACCTGCCTGGTCACTCTGCCCCTGAAACCAGCTACTTCGACCCTATTTCCGTCGATGTCACACGGGGACATGACGATTCTTTGACTGAGGAGGACGTTAGACGCCACTTGAGGGACGTGGAGTCTAGCTTCTTGCCCGCCTTGTCGCCCATTCCAACTGCATCCACGAACCAGGAGGGCGGCGTCGACGACACGTACCAATTCGATTCGCCGACAAAAAAGCCTGCGCCTCAACCTCTGCAGcgacatcaagaagaagaagaggatcaCGATGTAACTGTCGCGAGCACGAATACTTCCGGCTTTGAGAACTTTTCGTCACCGACTGCAGCTGCAACACGAAGAACTATTTCGCGCGCCGTTAGCATGGCGAGTCAACCTGACAATCGCAACACAAGTTACGACGAGAGCGAAAAGGACGACACGGAACAGGAGAGCTCACAGGTATCTAGCGCTGGCGATAACGAGGCCCCTTTATCGAGAACCCATTCCTTGTCCGAAAAGGTCGATGCGGGCAGCACCCCTGGTCAATCGCTTCGAAGCCGACGACCAAAATATTTGCGCAGTCGTTTTGGAAGTCAGCGATCGTCGACATCCTCATTTGCTACGAATCCCGAGTCTCACGAAGGCAGCGATATGACCGTTGGTCTTGGTACCGATTACGCTTTGCAGTCTGGCGGTGCAGTTCCCGCAATTGGAATGCTACGAAATCCCAGCAATCCGATGCTACGATCCATCAGCATAGGAAGCATGGGTAGTGTTGGATCGGCATTTGGCGCTGAGGATTACACTGACACTTCATTACCGCAACTCGAACCGCTTCACGAAGTCGATAGTCCCGAACGGCCGCGACAAGATTTGCTAGAGACACCGAAGCCCTCTAAGGAAGGGTTCACTACAGCGCCTACGGATACGGTCATCGCGCGACATGTTAGAAACGTCCAGGTACCCGAATCTTTGGCCAAGGAGTACAAGTACAAGGGTGGACTCGAAACACCCCGGAAACATTCCTCAATCACCATGGGTTCCGTCAATACTGCCCGATCGGGCAAGAACTTGACGCTCAAAGAACAGAGCAGTACGATTGAGAGGCTGTCAAAGGAAAACTTCGATCTTAAGCTCAAAGTTATGTTCTTGAGCGATCGCCTTGACAAGCTGTCGGAAGAGGGTATCAAGGAAATGATCTCGGAAAACGTCGATCTTAAGACTGGTCTTGCGGTACTCCAACGTGACAACAAGGTTTTGCGGAGGCGAGTCAAAGAATTGGAGAAGCAAGTCCGAGATGAGGGAGAACGACCAAGCACAGCGCACAGTGGTGCATCATCGACAGACCAAACGGCCCGAATGGGAGatgaagagcgagaagaagagctcatcTTTTTGCGCGAGAGGGTTGAGGAGTATGCCACTGAGATTGAGCGCCTACGGTCGGAAAGTTTAACCAAGGAGAATGAGCGACGAAAGTTTGCGGATATCGTCAGATCTCTTGGCGAGCGAACTAGCGAAAATATGGAGCGACAAGAAGAGGCCGATGTGTGGAAGGATCTCCTGGAGCAAGAGACTGCGCGCAGAGAACAAGCCGATGACGAGAATAAGAGACTACGGGAGGAGGTGTTCAAGCTAAAGCAGGACATGTCTAGCCTGACTAGCGGGGGAGGCTTACACCACACGACAAACATTtacaacatcaccaagaaacATCGCGACGGCAATGTATCACCAGGTCGACCCGTCTCTGGCCTTTCAGGCGACATGGAGAGCTCAAATGGCAATTTCAGTGCTGCGACCACACTCGTTGATGAGCTGCGTCGCGAGAGTGAGCAGCTACGTCATGAGAATGCCGAACTAAGACGCGAGGTCGGTGCGCAGACATCCATGCTGACTTCGAGGAACCGCGAAAAGGAGCGCCTCTACCAGGAGATTGAGGATCTCAAGATGGCTCAGCGACGAGGTCGGCCTGCCCCTTCAACAATTGACAGTCTTCTCGAGCGATCGGCTTCACAGGTTGGTGGTATGGAGAGACCCCAATCGCGGGGTAGCATGAAGACTCGGACGCAAATTGAGGAGGAAGCCGACCGTGAAGAACTcgagaacaagatgaacgAGATGCGCGACAAACTCAGTGAAGTCAAGTTGCAGAATCAAGAGTTGCAACGCGAGCTTGAGATTTGCATGGAAGACTTTGAGACTGCTATTGGCgacaagcgacaagctgaagaagcagcgaTGACTCTACAAGAGGACCTCAACAATGCGATGAACGATCTTGTTGCCTTACAATCTGAACGCGACGAAGCTCTCCGTGAGCAGAACGAGATGGAGAGCGAATTTGAAGCGCTACGGAAAGAGGCTCAAGAGGAGATTGACGCGTTGGAGTCAGAGGCCGATCAACAAGCCGAGGAGATGCAACGAGTACAAGCAGATCTACAGGACCGCTCAGAAAACTTTGACGCCTTGCAGGAAGAGATGCGCAAGATGAGCGAAGCCTTGATACGACTTGAAGACGACCAGGAGAACAAATTGCGGCGCATCCAACAGCTCGAGCAGGAATTGGACTCGTCGAACAAGgagcttgaagagctggagCAGAAGCTCATGGAGGCGAACGACAAGAACCAGCGACTTTCGGTACAGCAAGAGTCTTCACAGGGGGAGATTGCATTCTTACGGGAAGAGCAAGAGACCGACAAGATACGCATCGGTGATCTCGAAGCTGCGATGGCCAATGCCGAGCAGAGCATCCGCGAAGAAAAGGAACGGGTCAAGGAATTGGAGAACCGTCTCCAACAAGAGCGACACCAGCGAGAAATCGTGGCGGaccaggagaaggaggaggttCAGCAGTTTGTCAACGAGCTCAATCGGGAAGCATCAGCGGCCAAGGATGAGGCTCGTCGTCTGCGTAAGAACTTGACGTCGAGGGAGGTTGAGGCGACAGAGTGGAAGGAGAGGTTGATGGAGCTCGAGAATAATCTTCGTGAAGCTCTGGGTGACCTCAACGGTACCCGCTCTTCGCTCCTCAAG TCCATCGCCAAGTTACAGCGGGAGCTTGAGAATACGATCCGCGATCTGGATGCCAGCAAGGCAGCTCTTGTGGAGAAAGATCGTATCATCAAGATGCGCGATTCACTACTCGAGTCGCATGCCCTTGAGAGTCGCAAACTTGCCGAGTTACTCGACAAGGAGCGCATTGCCCACCGCAATACCAAATCGCAGTACGACACGTTCCAGAAGTCTCATCAGCACCTTACCCGTACTGCAAGCAGTCAAGATGTTCGCATCGCTGAGCTCGAGACAAACAAGAGTCAGGATCGCAGGAGGATCGCACAACTTGAACAGTCGATGCGTGATCAGCTACAGGAGCGTAATGAACTTCTCCTCCAGCTTTGGCACAAGCTCAGTAAATTATGCGGAAGGGAATGGGTCCACGGCAACTCTCTCATCGACCGCCAAGTCCTCCCCTCAATCGAAGTCATCGCCAACCGCCTCCCCAGCTTCACCAAGAACCTCATGGCCGCCGTCAAAGCCATCGAGAACATGATCGGCTCCTTCGAAGTGCGCATCAAATCCGTCGAGCGCGATCTCCACAGGGAGTATCAAACCCTCGAGTCCAACCTCGAG AAACTCGGTCGCTTCAGGATCCCTCAGCCACGACGCAAGGTACTCCCGCCTCGAAGAAGCATATCGCCAACTCAAAGTCGAAAACGCCACTCTCCGCACCGCAAACGACGTGCGCGCGCGAGCCTCATACTCCAGCACCGAGTTAGTTCCTCACTCCCCATCACCCTCCATCCCGCGCGGTCCCAACGACCAACGCACAAGCCGTTCCAAATCCCGCTCAACCGTTACGCGCGCACACACCACCACCGCACTACCCGGCTCTTCAGCGGGTGGCTTAGGGCTCCGCGACATGGCTGCGCTGAGCGAAGAGAACAACAGCGCTGCGAACGATAA